A window of Phragmites australis chromosome 2, lpPhrAust1.1, whole genome shotgun sequence genomic DNA:
TACACATCCAAACAATGTGATAGTAGGTCTATATCAACTATTTAACGATGATTGGCTATACTAATACATCTACCAGTCACAACTATGCCTTCTGAATTTACTCATCTCAACAAGAGAGACACACACACGATTAGCCTAGTTCAATAATTGTATAGAGGTTTCTCATCTAAGGCCATTCAAGGAACAGTGACAAGTTCACTGAGGAAGTATGTTAATCCATATGCATAAACTGTGCTGAACCACAGTCATTCAAGGTGGTGGGTATTATTGTGAATTGATGTCCAATActacaataaaaagaaaatgaaacagAGAAAGTATATGATACCTTAGCTTCACATCTCAAATCAAGAAGAATATTTGAGGCCTTTATGTCACGATGAATGATCTTAGGATGGCCTGTGAAGAGAAAACAGAAATAAAATCAGCATAGAATAGCTACTTACCCGTCTGAAAGCAGATAAGAAAGCTGAAAGAGTAAGTAGCTATGGGTGTGAGCTCACAGTCTTCATGAAGATACGCCAATCCCTTCGCAGAACCCAAAGCAATTCTTAGTCTTGTCGGCCAATCCATGGTTGGTCGGCCTCTTCCTGAAACGAAGGTGAAAATAACCCTAAAAATTCTGAAGGAAAATAACCAATGGGTATAGAAGATGGTTTGCATGACAGGTGCTTCAAAGCAATATGTTCAGGATTTTGATGAAAAGGTGGTTGAGAGACTATCGGGGATCAGCAAACATTTCCTTTTTCTATGAAACAAAAAGGGCACGAGCTCTGTCATTGCTTTGAAAGGGACTTCTTATCCTTTTTGTACGCCAACCAACACAATGGCCGTGTCTTGCCAATTTGACAAAGTGAATGAAAATAACATATAATTTAAACTGAAGTAAGGAGCAGCATTAAAGCTGAtagcttgtttgcttgtggTTATTGTTATGCATTAAAGTCTGCTGTAATTCACTTCAATTAATCAAGTTTCCTATTGCACTCAATTATTCAGAGCAAGCAAAAACATATCCTTAGTACAAGTCTTTGGTAAAACGAAACAACATAAACATTATTTCAAACCATTTTAGCATTTGTATACCTTGATTTCGAAGGTTTTCCTTTGTGAATCATCTGGATTTTTACTAGGATAGTTTAGTGTATAATGATACAGGTATTAGCTAGGATACTGATGGGTactaaatatgaatcaaaatACTAAATCTTTTCTTACTCACTTTTAGAGATATTGCATGGAGCATTTTTTTAATTGAGAACTGTGCAGAGAATTTTGAATAAGAGGAAGTACTGATAGCCCAAATACAAGAAGAGAACATACCATGTAAGTGGAATTCCAATGTATTGTTTGGAACAAACTCATAAACGAGCAGCCTATTGCCTCCAGAAATGCAATAACCGACCAAAGATACAAGATGTTTGTGATGTACTCTGCTGATAATCTCAACCTCTGCCTGGAACTCACGCTCTCCCTGACCACTTCCATCTCTTAATTGCTTAACGGCAACCTCTGTGCCATTTGGTAGCACTCCTTTATGAACATACCCAAAACCACCTTGTCCGAGCAGATTAGCATCAGAAAATCCATCGGTTGCCACCATCAACTGCTCGTAAGTAAATGTGCTTCTTGAAAAGCTAAGGGCAGTGCCAGGCGACAGTGGAGGGTGGCTCTCACCACCGGAGTAATTTGAAGCGCAATCACTACTATGTACATTAAGcgggggaggaggtggaggatgtGAATGCATCTTGACCATATGatcaggtggtggtggtggtggtggtggaggggcATTATGCTGCCAATTTTGGTACGGCCCACCATACCGATCCCCTGAAGCACAACAATAATTATATTGGAAAGACAGTCGCGGCTTTGAGTACTCGTGGAATCAAATGTAGAATCAAATGAAGAAGAACCATTGCAAAGGCTAAAAATATTTAGTAAACACATTTACATGACATGGCTAATATGAACCCTATGGTAGACAACTAGTAAAGGATAGGAAACTcaaagttgaaaaaaaaaatcccacatGCTTTGACTGAAACCTAGCAAATTCCTTGAAACCCCAAATCATAAAACCATGAAATCtgcaatcatttttttttacaaaattcccCATAGGATAACCTCAGACACAGAAGGAGATCCACACCACCAGTACTCAATACTAAACTTAGCTCCATCACCACACACACGAAACCCATGAAGTTTATTTGTGCCTAAAAATTTGGTCGATATTTTAGTCCCAGGACGAAATGACGCAACGCGAATCCATCTTGTACGCACCAAAACCTcgaaaacaacaaaaaaaccaCAATTCTACATCAAACCCCACAAAAGAAAATCCATTTGCCTCAACACAGCAGAATTACAGGCGATGGCGACTTGACTTTGTAGTGGTGGGAATGAACGCATAAAGGTGGCAGCTCACCTTTGTAcggaggcggtggaggcgacggcggcggcgggtggccGTAGTAGTGCAGGAGGtggggcgggggcggcgggggcgggtggtggtggtggatcgtcttcttcctcttgaatAAGCAGACGCAGAGTAGGCTGCCGAGCAGCAGCACAACCAGCCCGCCCACTGCGATCCCCGCCACCACCGGCGTCGACAGGCCCGAGGTGGACGACGAGGGCGAGGCCGGCGGCGTCCCCCTTTCGGACGGCGGAGAGGGCGCGGAGGGAGTGCCCGGTGGCGCGGGAGGCGGGGTGGAGGGGGTCGCTGGGGTGCCAGAACCCCTTGgtggcggcgcggaaggcgtcgCGGGAGGGGGCGTCCCCGCCGGGGGTGACGGGGAGGACGAGTTGGACGGGGGCGGCGCCGCTGATGGTGTTGCAGGCGGCGGGGCCGTCCCGTTGGCAAGCGGAGAGGTCGGCGCCGACATGCTGCCACCGGTTCGCCCTCGGTGTGTCACTTGCTTCGTTGCTGAGCTCTACTAGTGTTTTTGCTCGTGGTGATGGTGGGGGAAGGGGAATTTGGGAACCTGGGGGCGGCCTACCCGGAATGCGACTCCGCCTGCAGCTGCACCTACaagggcggcgaggaggagtgGAGTGTACTGGTGCGGGGGGAGCCGGACGGGACGCGAGGAGGGAATAATAAAGGAAAAGCGCCCAGGAATCGGAGGGAAGGGAACTGGGGTTGGATTGCGAGCAAGGATGGATGGAAAAGGGAGGGAAGCACGGCGAGAGGGCGCGACCGCGGGGCCGGCTCCGGCGGCGCCTCCCGTGCTTTTCCGTGACGACGTGATCATTTTATTCGGCGACGGTGGCAAAGGGCCCGCGCCGTCAGCGACCGGTGATGATACAAGGGTCTACTGCCAGCCAGCCAGTTGCAGTTGCTCCTAGCTTAAGCTACGTCATGTGGCTTTGTtatttcttctcctcctagctcaagtGCTTGCCACATCACCTAGCATACCGGGGCTCCGTTAGTTTAGGGTTTGCATGTGAGTCTAGTCATCTAAATTTAAGTTCTTATCCACGCTAATTTAAATGtatgttttttaataaaaatgtcATCTCGTTTCTTTCAGGTTGGTTTAGTTTCTTTCTGAAAAAAGATAAATGATCATCCGGTTAATGCAATTTTCCAAACCCAATTGACAATTTGTTTCAATCGACGGTGTCAGTATACGATTCGAAACGTGGTCATGTTTATAGATTTGCACAGGATATTTTTCAGTATCATCGTGTTATTTACGATGTCAGATGATATATATAGACATAACTTATAAAGACACCatagataatttatttttaacatgtaatTGACACGTCACTAGAGTGTAGTTGTACATATGAGCTTCGTTTGCATAATAAAATGATCGTTACTGCATTGCTGTCAAGACTCTTTATTACTCAGCTCGCTGTAGTCTAGTTCAAGCTGAGGTCGATCGGTGCATAGCAAGCAAAGTTGATTAATAAATATTGCATGTCCCATTTGGTTAGAATTTGTGGCTGCCTTCACTTGCATGCCTTGCAAGATTGACAAAAACCGCTGATGACGAGCCGGACAGGCCGGCCTCAAGCTGCAAAGACGGGTCAGCACccaaccatgcatgcatctatTTCTCTTCCAAGATGCCGTACTTATGCTGGCTAGTGTATCATACTTGCTCACAACAGGTTGTTTGGATATGCTTAAGCTGGAAAATGCGGAAGGAATATAGAAACGGTATCTCACGTATCAACCAATCTTAGACTGATACTCCTTCCATTTTAAAATACCCAAAGACTAAATTTCGAGAGTGCATATTCTCGTCATGCAGCATGCACGCTCAGATAAGCCATTCGTTCAGCATCAGATGTCATTAGCTGCATGCATGGAGAAGGGAAATATGATAAAATTGTTGACGTCATTCACATGCAAATCCAtttcaaaactttaaaaaattatagttttcaaaccgagcatctaaattaaaatccgaTCGCACCATTGTGTTTCGTGCGATAAGAGCTTCAAAACTAGACCCCAGttgagtatattttgatgatatttttttctaatatcaaattcgtataaaaaagtgcttctgtgtgcattataatttgcttataatttttgaaaacttgatcATGACTATAAAAAACTTGCTTATTcgttaaaatatttttctcaaatctgtacccagttatgctaattttgcttttcaaaatcacataatatgCTTTTCTGGTTCACATGAATTGCTTGTAAtttggaactaatatgtttttaTGAGTTTACACGGATTTGAGTTTTTCAAATTGAAACAATTTGTTTTCTGGATTTTCTGAACTGCTTGGGTGCGCCTCTCTTCTTTGCTGCTATGCCATGCTAGTCTTTGTTAGGattactaaaaatagaaaagatggttagatgaaatgctttttcacagcatatgaaatgctttttcatagtatataaaatactttttttaatacatatgatttttgtcTGTGGGCAGACAAATTCGCTTTTTCCCAAGTATTATTGAGAGCGTGCTCTGCGTGTGTCATGCTAATTTGCCCTAAATAGGAaatcaattaattaaatattttcttaattaaaagtGTGCATGCTATCATCTTATAGCATACACAGCCAGTATTTAGTCGTGTCCTTTAAAATATACCGTACGGTTTGTCTTGATATGGTCTCCAATACTGCACTTTAACTATTAATTTTAATTGTAGTATATTTTTCATGGCAACTAAATTATGATCCTATGAAGTACTTTAAATTACGAATCTAATGGTGCAATTTTTTATCACAGAACATATGCATTGTTAGACAAATCATTGGTCAAAGTTCATGAAGTTTGAATCTTGAAATTCGTGCGTGAAAGAAATGGAATGAGTATATATATTGAGGAAATTAGCCACATTTAGGCACTACCttatttctcaaaaaaaaatgatttaggCTCATACCTGATCCCAAAAAGAATCCATTTCACGAGCTTGGCCCCTTTTTTTTGCTTTGGTTTTTTGTACTTCTTTTTGTACCCATTGTTTTCTGTATCTGTACTTTTGTTACCCTtttattactatatattaatcaGTATGGCTTGCCCCTCCTGTtctctcaaaaaataaaaagaaaaagaacagaaAAAGGGAAAGCAAAGCCACATTTCGTACACGTTCCTGGTGTTGGATCGATAAGGCCCGTGCTTTCGCTGTGTGTGCCCACATCCATACGCATACCATACGCGATGCTGCCATCCCCACCTCccaaatatctctctctctctctctcggccggTTCAGTCTCTATTCTAtgccattctctctctctctctcctcccagcCATTCGTGCATTCCTCACGTGTCGCTTTCATCGCAGCCCTGCAATTAGGATCATGAAACCTTTTGGAATCTTAACCTAgtacgaatatatatatatatacacacatatggTAAGGTTATTCTACGTCTATACGTAGTGCGAATAGCATTGTGCACATCTCCTAGTTATAACTCAAAATACAGTGAGTTACAGTCTGTTAGGTAAACCAGTTACAACTTTACatccagaaatacataattacaacacgagaagttaacactgtgagttataatttattattcGCACTGCGTACATCTCCTAGTTACAACTTTAAACACTGTGAATTACAACTTGTTATGTAGACCAGTTATAACTTCACGTTTATAAATACATAATtgtaacacgagaagctaacactgtgagttacaacttgttatgcACATTACGCACATCTTCCatttacaacccgaaacactgtgagttacaacttgtaggATGTGTGCAGACATAAACTACAATAAATATACATACTAAATATacatatagtatatatatattatggtgTATGACGCATTGGACCTTAATTAGTCCATGTGACTGATTAGTAACCTCTTCTCCCTCTGTCTTTCTGTGCCTGTCTTGTTACGCTGTGTGATGAAACCATCAACTGACGACAGGCACATCATTATTCTCCAATGATATTTTGCTGCAGGCTCCACACAGCACTAACAATGGCCACTTCGACGTTTGTCCTGAGCCTCACCATAAAATAACCCTCCAACTTGCAACAGATGTAGTGGACCGAACAGTAGAGGGCAGCACTCACATGCTGGTGCGCATTGTTGTCTGCTCGCCTTGGAAATGGTTTACATCATTGACCTCAGGCTTAGCAACCATaagttttctcaaaaaaaaggCTTAGCAGCCAGTGCTCAAGATAAAGACTATTCCtggctctttcttcttcttgtctgaACTAGTGGCGCGTACATGATAGCCAGTTTGAAGCCAAAAAGGCCCAATCGAAACAGGAAAACGTGCATACACGGCTCTCCTGTCGTTTAAGAAAAAGACAATGGGTACTActctttttgttaaaaaaagagTATGCGTATTTCTTTTGAGCTCGGTCTTCAGAGTTAAATTTGATTAaggttttctcacaaaatatatcatttatagctacaaaatctatataatGTAAAATTATCTTGAATTATGAATCTGATTATATAATTCTTATACActaaatattcttataatttaattaaatgttagttaaaatatataaaatttgattttttttttaaaaaatatgtctactatttttaaacggagggagtataacATCAGTAGTGAGCAACAATCACGGTCAATCCAAAAAATGAGCCACCGGCTGGCCGGCCGGTAGGGCAGAGTCAACTCTTGTGTAGTTGGATGCGAGAATCAAGAGTACCAACCGCAAGTTAGTGAGATGTATCCCAGCTCCGGGATTTGCGACTTCTTTAGTTTCTCCAGCTGTGTGACGTCTGAATTGAGCaaaatttgtgttagagcttttCTTGAGACAACATGAATGAGTGTGGGGTGAATTTAAGATCTTTCTAGAAGGTGTTTGCCTAATTGcctgtttggttttggttttagtTTTGAGTATTGTGAGGTCATGAGGATTAGGGAGCTGCCATATGGAATGGGGCAAAATAAGGACTTAAGGAGTATGCAGGCAAGTAGGAAGGTTCCAAATCCAACCTCCAACAGTTGTAACTTGAGAATGCTCAGAAAAAGGGAAATGAATTGACATCCAACTGCAAAGTGCTTGCTGTTATCAACACTTGGAAAGGCGGCCtaatttctctttttccttctaGTGAAGTTGCCAAAGATACACCATTATAAGCTTTTGTACTTCTATTGGTAATCTGAAAGATGAAATTTCAAAAACATATCTC
This region includes:
- the LOC133892506 gene encoding proline-rich receptor-like protein kinase PERK1 gives rise to the protein MSAPTSPLANGTAPPPATPSAAPPPSNSSSPSPPAGTPPPATPSAPPPRGSGTPATPSTPPPAPPGTPSAPSPPSERGTPPASPSSSTSGLSTPVVAGIAVGGLVVLLLGSLLCVCLFKRKKTIHHHHPPPPPPPHLLHYYGHPPPPSPPPPPYKGDRYGGPYQNWQHNAPPPPPPPPPDHMVKMHSHPPPPPPLNVHSSDCASNYSGGESHPPLSPGTALSFSRSTFTYEQLMVATDGFSDANLLGQGGFGYVHKGVLPNGTEVAVKQLRDGSGQGEREFQAEVEIISRVHHKHLVSLVGYCISGGNRLLVYEFVPNNTLEFHLHGRGRPTMDWPTRLRIALGSAKGLAYLHEDCHPKIIHRDIKASNILLDLRCEAKVADFGLAKFTSDTNTHVSTRIMGTFGYLAPEYASSGKLTEKSDVFSFGVMLLELITGRRPVSSKQSHMDDCLVDWARPLMTRAFEDGNHDALVDPRLGNEYNNNEMERMIACAAACVRHSARRRPRMSQVVRALEGDVSLDDLNEGVRPGHSRFMGSYSSSKYDTGQYNEDLKKFREMAFGSSGLQSSHQTPTSEDGQNPSVSSSDGHQTQEMEMESVKKDGDSAGDSHAS